GTAGTAGCTTTGCAGTTAAATAAAAAAGTAGTTAAATCATCTACAATTTTAAAATTAACAACAACTAATGAAATTAAAATAATCCGAGAGTAAAATTTAATTTCTTTGTGATAATCACCTCTAGAATTTCTATTAAAATTTATTTTTTGATTATTTACACCTAATACTATTATGCGTTATAAAACACCCAATTACTTAAAATTTTTATATGTAAACATTTTAAGTTTGTTCATTTTTGTTACTCTATTAAGAATTGCTTTTTATAGTTTGTTTATTGGTAAATTAACTGTTGATTTCAGTGATTTAATCCAAGCTATTTCTTTTGGTATTCGATTCGATTTAAAGTTAGCAATATTAGCTTTTGTACCGATAGCTTTCGGTTACTTTATATCCAAATATTTTTTTGTTAAGAAAATTGGTAAAATTATTTATCTTATATATACGAGTCTTTTGTATTTGATTATTTTATCTTTTTACTTGTTTGATTTTGGTCATTATAGTTATTTAAATTTAAGAGTCAATGCAAGTGCATTACGTTTTTTGGAAAATTTAAAAATTTCTACTCAAGTTTTTATGGAAAGCTATCCTGTTTATAAGGGAATAACTGTAATTTTAGTATTTTTTTTATTGTTGATAAAATATCATAGTTGGCTTTATACTAAATTTTCAAAAACCAATTTTGTGTCAACAAAAAAGAATAAAGTTATATTTTCAATAATTACATTATTAGTATTGACTTTTGGAGTATATAGCAGTTTACAGCATTATCCATTAAGGTGGAGTCAAGCTTTTTTTTCGAGTAATAAAGATTTGAATCAATTTTCATTGAACCCTGTATTATATTTTTTTGATAGTTTTAAGTTTAGAAATGAAAGTTACAGTATTGAGAAAACAAAAAAATACGCTCCTATAATTAATAATTATTTAGGTGTTAATTCTGATTCTATTAATTTTGAAAGAAAAAGTATCTTTAAGGATACTATAAAAAATAAACCAAATGTTGTTTTTGTAATGCTAGAGTCTGTAGGTAATGCATCTTTAAGTTACTATGGCAACCCTATTAAGAGTACACCTGTATTAGATAGTTTAATGAAAGAGAGTATCAGTTTTACCAATCATTATGTACATAAAGCAACAACGGCAGGAAGTGTTTTTAGTAGTATAACAGGTTTACCAGATATTGATAATGTAAAATCTGCTTCAAGAAACCCGATGATTATAAACCAACGAGTATTATTTAATCAGTTTAAGGATTATCAAAAATTATACTTATTAGGTGGTAGTGCTAATTGGGCGAATATTAGAGCAGTTTTTCAGGCAAATATTAATGATTTAAAAATTTATGAAGAAGGTAGTTATGAAGAGGAGAATAGAGCTGATGTTTGGGGGATAGATGATTATGATTTATTTAAAGAAGCTGATAAAATATTTAAGAAAATACATGATTCAAAGAAGCCATTTGTAGCATATTTACAAACGGCTACCAATCATATGCCGTTTACGGTGCCCGAAAAAAAAGAAAGTTATATTCCTTTGAAAGAACAAGATATTGATAAAAAGGTACTTGAAGAGTCTGGATTTAAATCAGTAGCACAATTAAATGCGCTTAGATATTTAGATTTTAATATAAATGAATTTCTAAAGAGAGCTAAAAAATCAGGATATTACGATAATACTATTTTTGTTTTTTTTGGAGATCATCAAACAGCAATGAATACAGTAACACATTTTAGACCAACTCATGCTCAATTAGGTCTTTTAATGCATAATGTTCCTTTTATTATTCATGCACCAAAATTAGTAGCACCTAAAGAAATAACAAAAAATGCTCATTTAGTAGATGTTGTTCCAACAGTTATGAGTTTAATAAAGCAAGATCATATTAATTATACATTGGGGCGTAATGTTTTAGATAGTTTACAAAAAAAACCTTTTTCTTTTATCTGTAGAAATATAAAAGGAGAACCAGCTTCTGGTATTATTAAAGATTCATTATATTATTATAAAACAGTTTATAATAAAAAGTATCAATTAATAAATTTGAAAAATAATTCATTAAAAGATATTAGTAAAAAAAATAAAGAACTAACTAAAAAGATGGATGATTTGCTTAGTTCCTTTTATCATAGTACAAAATATTTATATTTTAATAATAAAAAATAATTTAATAATCATCTTTACAGAATAATTAGATGCAAGAACAATACTATAAAGAGGCCATTTCTGCTGAAATATTTCAATACATAAGTAAAGCAACAGAAGAATTACAATTAGAAAGTTATGTAATTGGAGGTTTTGTACGTGATTTTATTTTACAAAGAGGTGTTGCAAAAGATATAGATGTAGTTGCTGTTGGTAGCGGAATAGAATTAGCAGAAAGAGTAGCTTCTTTGTTACCAAACAAACCAAAGGTTCAAGTTTTTAAAACATACGGAACAGCAATGTTACGATATAAAGATATTGAAATAGAGTTTGTAGGAGCTCGCAAAGAATCTTATAAAGAAAATAGTAGAAATCCAGAAGTAAAGGCAGGTTCGTTGCAAGATGATCAAAATAGGCGTGATTTTACTATAAACGCATTGGCTTTAAGTTTAAATAAGGAAACATTCGGCTTATTATTAGATCCTTTTGATGGAATGTCAGATTTAGAATCTAAAATAATAAAAACCCCCTTAGATCCTGATATTACATATTCAGATGATCCGTTACGGATGATGCGTGCCATTCGTTTTGCAGCACAGTTGAATTTTGTAATAGAAGCTGAATCTTTAAGTGCTATTGCAAAAAATGCAAAACGTATAGATATTATTACCAAAGAACGAATAATTGTTGAGTTAAATAAAGTATTAGATTCATCTAAGCCTTCTGTTGGTTTTTTATTGCTAGAGGAAACAGGATTATTAGAACGAATTATCCCAGAACTGATAGCTTTAAAAGGGGTTGAGGAACTAGAAGGGCAAAAACATAAAGATAATTTTTATCATACTTTAGAAGTTGTTGATAATATCTCTAAAAACACTGAGGATGTTTGGCTTCGTTGGGCAGCATTGTTGCACGATATAGGTAAGGCACCAACAAAACGTTATCATAAAAAACAAGGATGGACATTTCATGCACATGAATTTGTAGGTTCTAAAATGGTGTATAAATTATTTAAGCGATTAAAAATGCCATTGAACAATAAAATGAAATTTGTTCAAAAAATGGTAATGTTAAGTTCTCGACCAATTGTTTTAGCAAGTGATGTAACCGATTCAGCAGTTCGAAGGTTGGTCTTTGATGCCGGAGATGACGTAGATTCTTTAATGACTCTATGTGAGGCAGATATAACAACAAAAAATCCTAAAAAATTTAGTCGTTATCATAAAAATTTTGAACTCGTTCGTGATAAAATTAAAGAAGTAGAAGAGCGAGATAAAGTACGTAATTTTCAACCACCCATTACAGGTGAAGAAATTATGAAAGCTTTTAATTTAACACCGTGTAGAGAAATAGGAGAGATAAAAGAAGCTATCAAAGAAGCTATTTTAGAAGGTGAAATACCGAATGAACATGAAGCTTGTTATGATTTTATGATAGTAAAAGGGAAGAAGCTAGGTTTAGAAATATGTAATTAAAATTTTAAAATATAAAAAAAAGGAAAGTTTATGAACTTTCCTTTTTTTTTTATTAATTATAAATATTTAAGCTAGTGATTGCATACTCACTAATTTATAATACTCACCTTTTTTAGCTAATAATTCATCATGTTTCCCTTGTTCTACGATTTGGCCTTTTTTCATAACAACTATTTTATCAGCATTTTGAATGGTAGATAATCGATGTGCAATAACTAAAGATGTTCTATTTTTCATCATTTTTTCTAAAGCTATTTGAACTAACTGTTCAGATTCGGTATCTAAAGCGGAAGTTGCTTCATCTAAAATCATAATTGGAGGGTTTTTTAAAACAGCTCTTGCGATAGCAATTCGTTGTTGCTGACCACCAGACAATGAACTACCTCTATCACCAATTATAGTTTGGTATTTCAGAGGGAAATCATTGATGAAATCAGCGGCATTTGCTATTATAGCCGCGTTTTCAATTTCTTTATCAGTAGCAAAAGGTTTACTTAATTTTATATTATTAGCAATTGTATCATTAAATAAAGTGGCATCTTGTGCTACAACTCCTGTTAATCCTCGAAGTGATTTTTTAGAAACGTCTTTTATATTATTACCATCAATAAAAATATCACCTTTGTTTAGATCATAAAAACGAGTAATTAAGTTTGCTAAAGTAGATTTTCCGCTACCAGATTGTCCTACTAAAGCAACTGTTTTTCCTTTAGGAATTGTTAATGAAAAGTTTTTTAAAATATAGCTTTCGTCATATTTAAACGAAATGTTTTTAAATTGAATTTCCTCTTTAAAAATGGTTAACTCTTTAGGGTTATCAAGTTCGATTAATTCATTTTTGGTATCGATAACTTCAAAAATTCTTTGTGCAGCGGCGTTTCCGATCTTAATATTATTATTAGCTTTTGCAATTGCTTTTGCTGGTGTAAGTATATTGTAAGCTGCAGCCATAAAACCAATAAAAGTACCACCTAGTAATGTTTTATCAATCAAAACCATTTTACCACCATACCAAAGAAGCCCTGCAATTGTAACAATTCCTAAAAACTCACTCATAGGACTAGCTAGGGTTTCTTTTTTACTCATTTTGTTAGATAATAATCTAATATCTTCTGTTTGAGTATTAAATTTTGAGGTAAATAATTGTTCAGCGTTAAAAGCTTTAATAATTTTTAATCCAGAAATACTTTCTTCTAAAATTCCTAAGAGCCCACCGATTTTATAAGAAATTTCACCAGATTGTTCTTTTATTTTTTTACTTATAAATGAAATAACTAAACCAGAAACAGGAATAAAAGTAAAAATGAAAATAGATAATTCCCAACTTGTTTTTACCATTACAAACAATGTAAAAATAATATTTAATGGTTCCCTTATAAAAGTGATGATTAAATTAAGATAAGAATTATTAATAGTATTTACATCATTAGTACTACGAGCAATAATATCACCTTTGTTTTGTTTCAAAAAAAAAGAAAGTGGTAACGTTATTATTTTTTGATAAATAATTGTTCTAAGATCCTTTAATACATTATTTTTTAAAAAAACCATGGTTAGTTGTCCTAAATAACTAAATAAATTTTTAAGTAAAAAAACAATAATTACACATAGTACTACATATAGCAGCGTTTTTTCCTGTCCATAATTTTCATTTGTGTGGGTAACATAATAATTTAATAAATTACTTAAATATTCTTTATTTAGAGAATTACTAAAACCTAAAAATTGAGGTTTTATAAAAACTTTGGGTGTTTCGCCAAATAAAATATTTAAAGTAGGCATTAAAATAACGTATGATAGAGTGGTAAATAACGCATACAAAATATTAAGAATAATACTTAATATTCCAATTGATTTATAAGGACGTGCGTAATTAAAAAATCTTTTAAAATAATTCATCTATAAATTTAATCCTTTGATAATTCTTTGAATTTTAGTGTCTAATTCTTTTTCAACAGCAACTGCATTATTAATAGTGTCTAAGGTTGTTCTTACACTAAAATAGAATTTTATTTTTGGTTCAGTCCCACTAGGACGAGCTGCTATTTTTGTACCATCTGTAGTTTGATAAATTAGTACATTCGATTTAGGAATATCCATAATTACCTCTTCACCAGTAATCAAATTCTTTCTAATAGACGCTTGATAATCATATAAAAACTCCACTTTTTTATCGTCTATTTCAGTAAAAGGAGCACTACGTAAATCTGCCATCATTTGTTTGATTTCATTAGCACCATCCATTCCTTTTTTAACAATAGAAATTAAGTGTTCTTTATAAAAATGATGACGTGTGTATAAAGTTAATAATTCATTGTAAAAAGAACTATCGTTTGCTTTTGTATTTGCGGCAATTTCGCAAGCTAATAAAGCAGCAGTTACAGCATCTTTATCACGAACAAAATCACCAACCATATAACCAAAACTTTCTTCACCACCACCTATAAAATCAAGTTCTGGGTGGTCTTTAATCATCTTAGCTATCCATTTAAAACCTGTTAATCCAACTTTAGTTTCTACACCATAAGATTCAGCAATTTCATTTACTAAATTAGTTGATACAATTGTAGATCCTACAAATTGTTTTCCGTTTAATTTACCTTGCTTTTCCCAGTCATTAATTAAAAAATAGGTCATCATACTCATAGTTTGATTTCCGTTTAATAATTTCATATTACCTTCTAAGTCACGAACAGCAATACCTATTCTGTCCGAATCAGGGTCAGTTCCTAAAACAATATCAGCATCAATTTTATTCGCTAAATCAACAGCCATTTGTAATGCTTCCGGTTCTTCTGGATTTGGTGATTTTACAGTAGGGAAACTTCCATTAGGCTCAGCTTGTTCTTCAACAATATGAACTTGTGCATATCCAGCACGTTTTAAAACTTCAGGAATTAATTTAATAGCAGTACCATGTAAAGAAGTAAAAACAATTTTTAAATCTTCACGGCCTTTTACATTAAAAGTTCCGTTTTTAATAGATGCTAACCAAAAAGCTTCGTCTATTTCATTTCCTATAGAAGAAATAAGGTTTTCATTGGAGTTAAAGTTAATATCTGTATATTCTAAAGAATTTACTTCGTTAATAATTCCTTTATCTTCTGGAGGTACGATTTGACCACCATCAGACCAGTATACTTTGTATCCGTTATATTCTGGAGGATTATGAGAAGCTGTCAATACAATACCAACATCACATCCTAAATGATTTACCGCAAATGATAACTCGGGGGTAGGGCGTAGGTCTTCAAAAAGAAAAACTTTAATATTATTTGCAGAAAAAACATCCGCAACAACTTTAGATAACCATTTACTATCATGACGACAGTCATAACCAATGGCTACTTTTAATTCTTTCTTAGGATAAATTTGGTGTAAATAATTACTTAAACCTTGCGTTGCTTTACCTAAAGTATATTTATTTATTCGATTGGTTCCTGCTCCGACGATACCACGCATTCCGCCAGTACCAAATTCTAAATTTTTATAAAAGCGATCAGCTAAATCACTAGAGTTAATCTCTATTAATCGTTGAATCTCATTTTTAGTTTCTGAATCAAATGAGTCAGAAAGCCATAATTTTGCTTTATTTAATGTCTCTTTCATATGTCAAATTTATAAAGTACAAAAGTACATGTTTTAAAAATTCAATTTTTCTTTAATTGCATAATGTTTTTGTTGCGGATTACTTTTTATAATTAATTCACCTAAAAAACCAGCTAAAAATAAAAGTGTTCCTAAAACCATTGATGTTAAAGCAATGTAAAACCAAGGATTGTTTGTTACCAAAATGGTTTTTACACTAGTAGATAAATGGTAGATTTTTAACACCCCAATAAAAAAAGCGGCTAAAAAACCGAATATAAACATTAAACTACCCCAAAGGCCAAAGAAATGCATTGGGCGTTTTCCGAACTTAGAAAGAAAAGAAATAGTAATTAAATCTAAAAACCCGTTAATAAAACGATCCATACCAAATTTAGTAACACCATATTTACGAGCTTGGTGTTGCACTATTTTTTCGCCAATATTATTAAAACCTTCATTTTTCGCTAATACGGGAATATAACGATGCATTTCACCACTTACTTTTACTGTCTTAATGACTTCGTTTTTGTAGGCTTTTAAACCACAATTAAAATCATTTAATTTTAAACCAGATGTTTTACGGGCTGCCCAATTAAATAATTTAGATGGAATGTTTTTCGTCATAACATTATCATAACGTTTCTTTTTCCATCCAGAAATTAAATCGAAATTTTTATCATTTATTAAATTGTATAAACCAGGGATTTCATCAGGACTATCCTGTAGGTCGGCGTCCATTGTTATAACAACTCTTCCTTTGGCTAAACCAAAACCGGCATCTAAAGCCTGAGATTTACCATAGTTTTTTTGAAAACGAATTCCTTTTACTGATTTATTTTTTTCTGATAATTGTTCAATTACTTGCCAAGAAGTGTCGGTGCTACCGTCATCAATAAATATAATTTCATATAAATAATTATTGGATTGCATAACCGTTGCAATCCAATTGTGTAATTCTTGTAAAGATTCTTCTTCGTTAAGAAGTGGTATTACTACCGATATATTCATATTTATTTGGTACAAAATTTAAAAAGGTAAAGTTACGAAGTCTTTCGTAAACTTTATAACTTTACCTTTTTAAAAGTATTCTTTAATATTGATCCTCTTCAGTTTTTTTCATAATTGCCCCTGCAATAGCTGAAGTTACAAAACCTAAAAAGACATAAAATAATAAACCTAAAGCATCACCAATAATTGTTCCTTGAAATTTAGATTGCATAGCTAATTGAGCTTCAATTTGTTCTTCTGTTAAACCAGCATCTAAAAATTTTCCTGTTTGAAATTCATTAAGTTGGTTATAAAAATCTGGTTCAATAACACCTGTAAATATATGAGTATATAAAATACTAATAAGAGCACCTAAAGCAACAATACCAACACCAATCTTTATAGCTTGTCCCCAGGCTAAAAAGCCATAATTTTCTTTTTTGAATTTTTTGATTGCTAAAGTAGGTAGACCTATAATACAAACAGCTAAGGCAATCATATTAATTACACCACCTATTGTATCAAATGTCATTCCTAATGCATATATTATTAAATTGATGAAAATTATAATGCCACCATAAATTAATCCGTAATTTAAAATAATGTTTTTACTATTTGCTTGATTTTCCATTTTATGAATTTAGTTAGTTTAACAAATGTATTATTTTGCTTTTGAATCGAAGTTATCTCAAAAAAAGTTATTTAACAATATGTTAGTATTCAAATAGTTAAAAATGTTACAAAAAAAACTAACTTTTTTTCATTGTTTTATCAAAACAAGGACGTAGATTTGCAGCGGCAAGTCCTACACAACTAGCTCCCTTTGAATCCCCCAGGGCGGGAACGCAGCAAGGGTATTAGGTTGTAGCAGTGTGATGTAGGTAGCTTGCCTTTTTTTGTACCCAATACTTTCGTAAAACTACTCTTCTTTTAAATTAATATTACTTCTTGGGTGGTGTAATTCTACTACTTCTTTCAAATAACTAGTATCTAAATGTACATAAATCTCAGTAGTTGTAATACTTTCATGACCTAACAATTGTTGTATAACACGTAAATCAGCACCATTCTTTAATAAATAGGTAGCAAATGAGTGTCGTAAAGTATGCGGGCCAATACTTTTTTTAAGATTTGTTTTTATTGCTAATTCTTTAAGTATAATGAAGATCATTTGACGGGTTAAACGTTTTCCTCGCCTATTTAAGAAAATAATATCTTCCTCTTTTTCTTTGGGTGTAATTTTAGAACGAATATCATTAATATAAAAGTTTAAACGACGAATTGTTGTAATGTGTATAGGTACAAAACGATACTTATTTCCTTTTCCTAGTATTTGTATATAGCCATCATTAAAAAATAAATCAGATAATTGTAAGTTAATTAACTCACTTACTCGCAAACCACAACTATAAATAGTTTCAATAATTGTTTTGTTTCGTTCTCCTTGCGAATGTGTTAAATCGATAGCTGCAATTAAAGCATCAATTTCTTCTTTTTCTAAAGTATCAGGAAGTTTTCTCGTAATATTAGGACTTTCTATTAAATCAGTAGGGTTATCTTTTCTATAGTCTTCAAAAACTAAATAATCAAAGAAACTACGTAAGCCTGAAATTAAACGAGCTTGACTTCGTGGATTAATATTTTTACTAGTAACATATATAAATTGCTGAATAATTTCTGAAGTAATATATATAGGACTATAAGAACTAGCTAGGTCGTTAATAAACAAAACAAGCTTTTTTATGTCTCTATTATAGCTGTCAATAGAGTTTTTAGAGAGCCCTTTTTCAATTTTTAAATAGTTTGTATAATCAGATGTTGCTTGTTTCCAATTCATTATGAAAAATATGTTTTTTTAACATGAAATAAGAGGGGAGAGGACCAGAATATTACTAGTTTTGCAGGACAAAAATAATTAATAAAATTAAAAAGTAATGAAAAAATTATTATTAGTTGCAATGATGGCTTTTGGTATAGCTGTGAATGCACAAGAGGCAGAATTAAATGTAGGTGGTACTATCGGTTTACCTGTAGGTGATGCAGATACGGCTAACATAACTGGAGCAATTGAAGCTAACTATTTATTTAAAGTTTCTCCTCAGTTTAAAGTAGGACCAACTGTTTCTTATTTACATTTTCAAGGTGATGGAGCCGATGCTGCTTTTTTACCTATAGGAGCTGCTGGTCGTTTTGATGTGTCTGAGAAATTTATTTTAGGTTTAGACTTAGGATATGGAATTGGAGTTAGGCCTTCTGAGTATACTCAAGATGGTTTTTACTACAGACCAATGGTAGGTTATAAAGCAACAGAAAAAATTACAATTCATGTTGATTATTCAGCAGTTGTTCTTGAAAACTCTACACCTGCAACTATCGGTTTAGGTGGAACTTATTCTTTTACTCTATAAAATAGAAATAAACAACGGTTTCATTTCAAAAAAAAAAAATTTTTTTGAAATAAATTTTGTGGAAGTTATAAATATATTTACTTTTGCCGAACATTAAAAAAAAAATATTTAAAATTTAAAATTATGAAAAAATTATTATTAGTTGCTATGATGGCATTTGGTATTGCTGTTAACGCACAAGAAGGACAACTTAATGTTGGAGGTACAATTGGTTTACCAGTAGGTGATGCTAGTGATGCTTTTGATGTTACAGGTGCTATTGAGGCAAATTACTTATTTAAGGTTTCTGAAAAGTTTCAAGTAGGACCATCTGTGTCTTATTTACACTTTAATGGAGAAGGAGCTGATGTTGCTTTTTTACCATTAGCTGCTGCTGCACGTTATGCTGTAGCTGAAAAAGTTACTATTGGTGCTGATTTAGGATATGGAATTGGAGTTAGACCTTCTGGTTCAAATGATGGAGGTTTTTATTATCGTGCTCTTGTTGGTTACAAAGTAACTGACAAAATTACGTTACACCTTGATTATTCTGCTGCTAGTGTAAGCCAAACTATAAGCCAAACTCTTCCTTTATTAGGAACTTTAAGTGTTGATGTAAATTCTACTTTTTCAACTTTTGGTTTAGGTGGAACTTACTCTTTTTCTTTATAATAAGAAATTACTATTATAATTATATAAAAAAGTGCTGTTATAGAAATATAACAGTACTTTTTTTTTGAAAAATATTTAAAATTATTATTATTAATTGCTATTGTAAGGTTAGGGTTTAGTAGTTAAAGCACCCCCCCTTTGGCTTTAGGTTCTTTTGAAATAGGATATGAAAAAATTATTTCAGAATCAAGTTCTGTTGAATTGGCTGTAGCTTATTCAAGTTTAAAAGTAAACACAGTAGGGGGTAAGTTGACGCTAAATCAGAGGGATTTGGAGTGTAGAAGGAAAATATAAATTTTACTTTGATGAATAAAGGCTTAGAGGATGGTGTACACAGCTTCTGTTGTATCTTACTCTAGTACTTCTTTAGATTCAGCTGGTGGTTTTTATTTCTTTTGAGCTGGAGTTGTTGTTGGATACCAATGAGTATTTGGTGGAGGAGACTTAAGTTTAGATTTAAATTTTGGAGCTCAATATGCTTAAATTAACACAAGTGGTTCTATTTTATTAACAGGTATTGAAGGATTCTTACCTAAATTAGGATTATCTTTAGTTTACGTCTGATAATCTAAATTTAGATATTATAAAAAGGGAAGCAGTTTATTTTGCTTCCCTTTTTTATACTTAAAAATTAAAAAGAGTATTTTTGTATTTTAAATAAATGAAATGAAAAAACTAATTGTTATAAACGGACCCAATTTAAATCTATTAGGAAAGCGTGAACCTGAAATATACGGAGCTAGTTCTTTTGATGAGTTTTTTAATGAATTAAAAGAAACCTATAATACTATTGAATTATATTATTTTCAATCTAATGTTGAAGGTGAAATCATAAATAAATTACATGAAGTAGGGTTTAAATACGATGGTATTATTTTAAATGCTGCTGCCTATACACATACTTCAGTTGCAATAGCTGATGCTGTAAAGGGGATTGAAACACCAGTGGTAGAGGTACATATTTCTAATGTACATTCGCGTGAAACTTTTCGACATATAAGTTACCTTGCACCTAATACAAAAGGAGTTATTACAGGTTTTGGCTTACAAAGTTATAAATTAGCGATTCAAAGTTTTTTGTAAAAACCAATATCTAAACCCTAATAAAAGCAGTAAAGGTATTAAAGTAAACGAAAGTATTTGAATTTTTATTATCCAGATAAAAGAGGTTATTAGCAAAAATATTAATAGAATAAGACAATATTTAGCTATCCAATTAGGAGGTCTTTTATTTAATAATAAAAAGGCTATAATAAAATTAGGTGCAAAAGCCCATAAGATATTAAAATTATTAGGGGCAGTTGAATGATTTGTAAAAAACCACATGTAAACAATTAATATACCTATTATTCCAGTAAAAAAGAATAATGTAAAGTCTAACCATTTACTTCTTTTGTTGTTTCTATAATCTTTATATGTTATAAATAATCCTATTAAGGAAAGTAATAAAATTACCAAAAATGGACTCACTGTATCGCTTTGTGACTTTTTTTCATCAAAATCTAATAAAATATTCGTTTTTAAAACTAAATTCTCTTCTTTTCTCTCTTTTTTTACTTTAGATAAATTTAAAGCCTCATATACATAATCAGGTAAATATAGGTATTCATTAGCTGTTGCAGTTTTATCTAATCTACTACCTAAAGCAATATTAATACCTAAACTTCCCCAAGTATTTGGATGAATTTCTTTATTCATTAATGCTCTTAAAGATAAGTTTTCAGATACGAAATTGTCATTAAAAACTAAGTTTTCACCTAGTACTTTTTTAATAATATCACGAGGTTTAGTTGCGCAATTATTAAAATATGGATCATAAAAATAACTTGCATTTTTTGGGTCAGCGTTTATTTCTAAAAATTGAAAAATTTCATTTTTTTGCTCTTCAGTTAAGTTCAATATTTGTTCTTTAACCCAACGTTTATCTTGTTGGTTACTTTTTAAAGCTAAATAAAAAGGATATCGAACTAATTTATATTTCATAAACCCTTTAGTAAAATCAATATAAAAATTTGGGTTTTCAAAATTAATAATTCCATAATTATAAATTAAATCGAATTGTAAAACAGGATCTTTAACACGTATTGCTGTATGACCAAACTTTTCATATAAAGCTTCTCCAGGGCCTGAAGTTATAATACTTATTTTAGAGAAAGTAGATAGATTAACTGTTTTTGAGACCTGAGATTCAGCTATATTAATACAGAAAAGAATAAAGAAAATAGCAATGTTTTTTTTTAGCATAATTTAAATCTAATAAGAGATAATTAATTATTACAAATATCTTAATTAAGATTATAATAATTGTTTTTTTAAGAACATATTCCAATATTTTCTTGAATGAATTTAGTAATTTTTTTTTCAACCCATTTATTCTCATCATTATTAAAAGAAGATGTAAAACCTACATGACCACCATAATTAGGTGTTAATAAATAGAAATTAGCTGAGTTTTCAGCCTCTTTAAAAGGATAACACTCTTTAGATAAAAAAGTGTCATCAAGTGAGTTAATTAGTAATGTAGGTACTTCTATCTTAGAAATGTAAGGTTTAGAGCTAGCTTTTAACCAATAATCTTCTGAATTTTTAAACCCAAATACAGGAACTGTGTATTGTTTCTCTAGGTGACGAAATTTTGTAGCATT
This genomic stretch from Tenacibaculum sp. Bg11-29 harbors:
- a CDS encoding phospho-sugar mutase — translated: MKETLNKAKLWLSDSFDSETKNEIQRLIEINSSDLADRFYKNLEFGTGGMRGIVGAGTNRINKYTLGKATQGLSNYLHQIYPKKELKVAIGYDCRHDSKWLSKVVADVFSANNIKVFLFEDLRPTPELSFAVNHLGCDVGIVLTASHNPPEYNGYKVYWSDGGQIVPPEDKGIINEVNSLEYTDINFNSNENLISSIGNEIDEAFWLASIKNGTFNVKGREDLKIVFTSLHGTAIKLIPEVLKRAGYAQVHIVEEQAEPNGSFPTVKSPNPEEPEALQMAVDLANKIDADIVLGTDPDSDRIGIAVRDLEGNMKLLNGNQTMSMMTYFLINDWEKQGKLNGKQFVGSTIVSTNLVNEIAESYGVETKVGLTGFKWIAKMIKDHPELDFIGGGEESFGYMVGDFVRDKDAVTAALLACEIAANTKANDSSFYNELLTLYTRHHFYKEHLISIVKKGMDGANEIKQMMADLRSAPFTEIDDKKVEFLYDYQASIRKNLITGEEVIMDIPKSNVLIYQTTDGTKIAARPSGTEPKIKFYFSVRTTLDTINNAVAVEKELDTKIQRIIKGLNL
- a CDS encoding glycosyltransferase family 2 protein, yielding MNISVVIPLLNEEESLQELHNWIATVMQSNNYLYEIIFIDDGSTDTSWQVIEQLSEKNKSVKGIRFQKNYGKSQALDAGFGLAKGRVVITMDADLQDSPDEIPGLYNLINDKNFDLISGWKKKRYDNVMTKNIPSKLFNWAARKTSGLKLNDFNCGLKAYKNEVIKTVKVSGEMHRYIPVLAKNEGFNNIGEKIVQHQARKYGVTKFGMDRFINGFLDLITISFLSKFGKRPMHFFGLWGSLMFIFGFLAAFFIGVLKIYHLSTSVKTILVTNNPWFYIALTSMVLGTLLFLAGFLGELIIKSNPQQKHYAIKEKLNF
- a CDS encoding DUF4199 domain-containing protein; protein product: MENQANSKNIILNYGLIYGGIIIFINLIIYALGMTFDTIGGVINMIALAVCIIGLPTLAIKKFKKENYGFLAWGQAIKIGVGIVALGALISILYTHIFTGVIEPDFYNQLNEFQTGKFLDAGLTEEQIEAQLAMQSKFQGTIIGDALGLLFYVFLGFVTSAIAGAIMKKTEEDQY
- a CDS encoding tyrosine recombinase, whose protein sequence is MNWKQATSDYTNYLKIEKGLSKNSIDSYNRDIKKLVLFINDLASSYSPIYITSEIIQQFIYVTSKNINPRSQARLISGLRSFFDYLVFEDYRKDNPTDLIESPNITRKLPDTLEKEEIDALIAAIDLTHSQGERNKTIIETIYSCGLRVSELINLQLSDLFFNDGYIQILGKGNKYRFVPIHITTIRRLNFYINDIRSKITPKEKEEDIIFLNRRGKRLTRQMIFIILKELAIKTNLKKSIGPHTLRHSFATYLLKNGADLRVIQQLLGHESITTTEIYVHLDTSYLKEVVELHHPRSNINLKEE
- a CDS encoding outer membrane beta-barrel protein, which codes for MKKLLLVAMMAFGIAVNAQEAELNVGGTIGLPVGDADTANITGAIEANYLFKVSPQFKVGPTVSYLHFQGDGADAAFLPIGAAGRFDVSEKFILGLDLGYGIGVRPSEYTQDGFYYRPMVGYKATEKITIHVDYSAVVLENSTPATIGLGGTYSFTL
- a CDS encoding outer membrane beta-barrel protein: MKKLLLVAMMAFGIAVNAQEGQLNVGGTIGLPVGDASDAFDVTGAIEANYLFKVSEKFQVGPSVSYLHFNGEGADVAFLPLAAAARYAVAEKVTIGADLGYGIGVRPSGSNDGGFYYRALVGYKVTDKITLHLDYSAASVSQTISQTLPLLGTLSVDVNSTFSTFGLGGTYSFSL
- the aroQ gene encoding type II 3-dehydroquinate dehydratase, giving the protein MKKLIVINGPNLNLLGKREPEIYGASSFDEFFNELKETYNTIELYYFQSNVEGEIINKLHEVGFKYDGIILNAAAYTHTSVAIADAVKGIETPVVEVHISNVHSRETFRHISYLAPNTKGVITGFGLQSYKLAIQSFL